AGGCAACTTTGACACACCACTGGGTCACGTTACTGCTGAGGGTATAAAAGATCACATTGCCTACTAATGACACAGTAAGACTAAATTGCCCTTCTGACACACTTCACATCAGCCTAGCAATGGCGTGTAGGTCTGATAGACCAGGAACCTGTCAGTGCAACCGAGATCCAGTCAACAGTATTCTTTTCCAAATGCTTAATTCAGGCGGAACAGCAAAAACAAATCTTCACCAACACATCTGTAACTCAGATAGAGGATGCCCCTGTGACAGGAATAGGAAAGTGTTACTTAAGAATCCTGATGTCACCTGCAAGAAAGCTTCAGATGTGTTATTAAAGACAGTAACTTTTATTAGAAATTTGCCTTCCTTCTATCAGCTGCTTCAAGATGACCAGGTCCTGCTAGtgaggcagtgctgggctccactTTTTGTCTTAGGTTTGGCTCAAGAGCAAGTGGCTTTTGAATGGGAAGAGCTTTCTATGCCCAGTCTACTGAAGAAGATACTTCTTAATCAGCCATGTAATGCTGGTGATATCAAGTTGACATCTGATGCTGGAGTACCTTTCAAAGAAGTGCAAAGACTACAGATGTTTCTGCATAAACTCTGGAACTTGGACATTTGCACAAAGGAATATGCTTATCTTAAAGGCATGGTGCTGTTTAACCCAAGTAAGTAAATGGT
The sequence above is a segment of the Bufo bufo chromosome 4, aBufBuf1.1, whole genome shotgun sequence genome. Coding sequences within it:
- the LOC120999172 gene encoding nuclear receptor subfamily 0 group B member 2-like; amino-acid sequence: MACRSDRPGTCQCNRDPVNSILFQMLNSGGTAKTNLHQHICNSDRGCPCDRNRKVLLKNPDVTCKKASDVLLKTVTFIRNLPSFYQLLQDDQVLLVRQCWAPLFVLGLAQEQVAFEWEELSMPSLLKKILLNQPCNAGDIKLTSDAGVPFKEVQRLQMFLHKLWNLDICTKEYAYLKGMVLFNPRIRGMRFPQYVQTLQLDVQTLQLEAQHTLMEFTSMMQNMSQVRFTRMLEALDILKTIDSKVITELFFRPISGEINLEELLLETLLFN